One genomic window of Corynebacterium sp. sy039 includes the following:
- a CDS encoding NAD-dependent succinate-semialdehyde dehydrogenase — translation MTTHTTIKNSAHGVAITVPTGIWLGTNNVPAASGETFAVVDPATEETLAQVASASAEEWNRALELADDAQTQWADFSARARSEILYDIFTAVAQRSEDFAALMSLEMGKPRAEAQGEVAYGNEYFRWFAEEAVRSHGRVAPAPAGNGTIIATREPVGPVLAITPWNFPLAMATRKIAPALAAGCTIIIKPAAETPLTMLLLGEIIAEVFHKHEVPNGVVSIIPTLAAAELSAQLMTDSRLKKITFTGSTAVGKKLVEQSAHNLLRTSMELGGNAPFVVAADADLDLVFTCAMQAKMRNGGQACIAANRFLVHESLASEFVDKLTQAMSQLSMGHGLDKATQLGPVITEKQRDRIAQLVDNARELGAKVTTPEVKPPTQGYFYPPTVLIDVAPEADIMHQEIFGPVATVTTFSKLEDAVALANSTEYGLAAYGFSENIHTAHYLAKALKAGMVGINRGAISDAAAPFGGIKQSGFGREGGTEGIEEYQSIKYIAL, via the coding sequence ATGACAACACATACAACCATAAAAAATAGTGCTCATGGCGTAGCAATCACTGTTCCTACTGGTATTTGGCTTGGTACCAACAATGTTCCAGCCGCCAGTGGCGAAACTTTTGCGGTCGTAGATCCAGCAACCGAAGAAACCCTTGCCCAAGTAGCATCTGCTTCAGCAGAAGAATGGAATCGAGCACTTGAGCTTGCCGACGATGCGCAAACGCAATGGGCTGATTTTTCTGCCCGAGCACGTTCGGAAATCCTCTATGACATCTTTACTGCCGTCGCACAGCGCAGCGAGGATTTTGCTGCCCTCATGTCCCTTGAAATGGGAAAACCTCGAGCAGAAGCACAAGGAGAAGTAGCCTATGGCAATGAATACTTCCGCTGGTTTGCTGAGGAAGCAGTGCGTAGTCATGGGCGAGTAGCTCCAGCACCAGCAGGTAATGGCACAATCATTGCCACCCGTGAACCAGTAGGTCCAGTGTTGGCGATTACGCCGTGGAACTTTCCACTAGCTATGGCAACTCGCAAAATTGCGCCAGCACTTGCCGCAGGCTGCACCATTATTATCAAACCTGCCGCAGAAACCCCATTGACCATGCTACTTTTGGGCGAAATCATTGCCGAAGTATTCCATAAGCATGAGGTACCTAACGGCGTTGTTTCTATCATTCCCACCTTGGCTGCTGCCGAATTATCCGCACAGCTTATGACCGATAGCCGCCTGAAGAAAATCACATTTACCGGTTCCACTGCTGTAGGTAAGAAACTTGTGGAGCAATCAGCTCACAATCTCTTGCGTACCTCCATGGAATTAGGCGGTAATGCGCCATTTGTGGTGGCAGCAGATGCCGACCTTGATCTGGTTTTTACCTGTGCTATGCAGGCGAAAATGCGCAATGGGGGTCAGGCGTGTATCGCAGCAAATCGATTCTTGGTGCATGAGTCACTGGCATCGGAGTTCGTCGATAAGCTCACGCAGGCAATGTCCCAGCTCAGCATGGGTCATGGGTTGGATAAGGCAACGCAGCTAGGACCAGTCATTACCGAAAAACAGCGTGACCGAATCGCGCAACTTGTGGATAATGCACGCGAACTAGGGGCAAAAGTCACTACACCGGAGGTAAAACCGCCAACACAAGGCTATTTCTACCCGCCAACCGTGCTTATCGACGTCGCCCCAGAGGCAGATATTATGCACCAGGAAATTTTTGGTCCGGTCGCCACAGTGACCACATTCAGCAAGCTAGAAGATGCAGTCGCGTTGGCAAATAGCACCGAATATGGGCTAGCTGCTTATGGTTTTAGCGAAAATATCCACACTGCGCACTATCTTGCCAAAGCACTTAAAGCTGGCATGGTGGGGATAAATCGTGGAGCCATCTCCGATGCAGCAGCGCCTTTTGGCGGAATCAAACAATCTGGTTTTGGGCGCGAAGGAGGTACGGAAGGTATTGAAGAATACCAATCTATTAAGTACATCGCGTTGTAG
- the pxpA gene encoding 5-oxoprolinase subunit PxpA: MVHYTLNSDMGEALGLHSFGNDVRLMELIDIANVACGYHAGDPNVMEETIALARQHRVKVGAHPGLPDIVGFGRRSMALHSRDARTIITYQVGALVAFLEAENMQLNHIKPHGALYGMLSRDEELMREAAGVAKNYDVPFLGLSGTAHEKVCRDMGVEFVGELYVDLDYSDQGILLIKAHPEEKSPEEVAQRTIQALETGTILSENGKEIAVDFRSICVHSDGPRSVEIAHAVREVLDRKGHAHV, translated from the coding sequence ATGGTTCATTACACTCTCAATTCTGATATGGGTGAAGCACTTGGACTTCATAGTTTTGGCAATGATGTTCGTCTTATGGAGCTCATCGACATTGCTAACGTTGCGTGTGGTTATCATGCTGGAGATCCAAATGTTATGGAAGAAACTATTGCGCTTGCGCGGCAGCACCGGGTAAAAGTGGGAGCACATCCTGGGTTGCCAGACATAGTTGGTTTTGGACGGCGGTCGATGGCATTACATTCTCGTGATGCAAGAACAATAATTACCTATCAAGTAGGCGCATTAGTTGCATTCTTAGAAGCAGAAAATATGCAGCTCAATCACATAAAACCGCATGGTGCGCTTTATGGAATGTTATCGCGCGATGAAGAATTAATGCGTGAAGCTGCGGGGGTTGCAAAAAATTATGATGTTCCTTTTCTCGGTTTAAGTGGCACTGCACATGAAAAGGTCTGTCGAGATATGGGGGTGGAATTCGTCGGTGAGCTTTATGTTGATCTCGATTATTCTGACCAAGGAATCTTGCTCATCAAAGCCCACCCGGAGGAGAAAAGCCCTGAAGAAGTAGCGCAGCGTACGATTCAAGCATTAGAGACAGGAACAATTCTTAGCGAGAATGGCAAAGAAATAGCTGTAGATTTTAGAAGTATTTGCGTACATTCCGATGGGCCTCGTTCAGTAGAAATTGCTCATGCCGTGCGTGAGGTTCTGGATCGGAAAGGTCATGCTCATGTCTGA
- a CDS encoding allophanate hydrolase subunit 1, producing MSDTGAPISRITFGGDEFVFVEVSDEMSLAANFRVTAIAKQIHKLREQRAAKHLHGQSGIIDICPANASILIRIDPDIFHPHDMVATIRSIEKELDDDATIIDTRIIEIPVWYNDPYTAEIVTKFRQGYHQDPTKTDLEYAAAINNFSDTADFIKAHYSSPWLVSMVGFVAGLPFMFQLVDRQEQLEVPKYLSPRTDTPELTVGHGGCFACIYSVRGAGGYQMFGIAASPIYDPEQKLPDFTESMVLFQPGDIVKFRPVSKQEYQEIKTQIAAGTFRYRKRSVQFNAVEALEDPRKLNEKLIGVLYAD from the coding sequence ATGTCTGATACCGGCGCACCTATTTCCAGGATAACTTTTGGCGGAGATGAGTTTGTCTTTGTTGAAGTCAGCGATGAGATGTCATTAGCTGCTAATTTTCGGGTGACTGCTATTGCCAAACAAATTCATAAATTACGAGAGCAAAGAGCAGCTAAACATCTTCACGGTCAGTCGGGAATTATTGATATTTGTCCAGCTAATGCCTCAATTCTTATTCGTATTGACCCGGATATTTTTCATCCACATGACATGGTTGCCACGATTAGAAGTATTGAAAAAGAACTTGATGACGATGCTACGATTATCGACACTCGAATAATCGAAATACCGGTATGGTACAACGATCCTTATACAGCAGAAATAGTAACTAAGTTTCGACAGGGCTATCACCAAGATCCAACGAAAACAGATCTAGAATATGCGGCAGCAATCAATAATTTCTCAGATACTGCCGATTTCATTAAAGCCCATTACAGCAGCCCTTGGCTGGTTTCTATGGTTGGTTTTGTTGCGGGATTACCATTCATGTTTCAACTTGTAGACAGACAAGAGCAACTTGAAGTACCAAAATATCTCAGTCCACGCACAGATACTCCTGAGCTAACTGTTGGACATGGTGGCTGCTTTGCGTGCATATATTCTGTACGTGGTGCAGGGGGATACCAAATGTTTGGTATTGCTGCGTCTCCTATCTACGATCCAGAGCAGAAATTACCAGATTTTACAGAATCAATGGTGCTCTTTCAGCCAGGTGACATCGTGAAGTTTAGACCTGTTAGCAAGCAAGAATACCAAGAAATCAAAACACAAATTGCAGCAGGAACATTCCGCTACAGAAAGCGATCTGTGCAATTTAACGCGGTTGAAGCGTTGGAGGATCCCCGCAAACTCAATGAAAAATTAATAGGAGTTCTTTATGCGGATTGA
- a CDS encoding biotin-dependent carboxyltransferase family protein: MRIDVIEPGLSTTIQDQGRNGYYHLGIPQSGSADQFSAYLANALVGNRRNAAVLECTYVGPTLFFDDYVEIAITGAPVTVLLDGKEQPMWTRIHVRPGQELSFGDLDAGIRFYIAVRGGIDVPIVLGSRSTYILGKLGGIAGRRLLAGDVLRTGDQEQHFPTLLYVAEKLRPIFSNYQEVRIVRGLYDHYLTEEGFRRLVKEEWSLTATADRMGLRYEGPGVEWVQREQKFGAGSDPSNIVDAGYAVGSIQIPGGTQPILLHRDAVSGGGYAMVATVISADMDVVARAAAGTITRFIEVTMEEALALRAERKKRLLPFCA; encoded by the coding sequence ATGCGGATTGATGTTATTGAACCAGGATTATCAACCACTATTCAAGATCAAGGACGCAATGGCTATTATCACCTTGGTATTCCGCAGTCCGGCAGCGCTGATCAATTCAGTGCTTATTTGGCGAATGCGTTGGTAGGTAATCGTCGTAATGCAGCAGTTCTTGAATGTACTTATGTGGGTCCTACATTATTTTTTGATGATTACGTAGAGATAGCAATTACTGGTGCGCCAGTAACGGTTCTGTTAGATGGAAAAGAACAGCCAATGTGGACAAGGATCCACGTACGACCAGGTCAAGAACTTTCTTTTGGTGATCTTGATGCCGGTATTCGATTCTATATAGCGGTTCGTGGTGGTATTGATGTGCCGATTGTTTTAGGGTCACGCTCGACGTATATCTTAGGAAAACTAGGTGGTATTGCTGGACGACGATTACTTGCTGGTGATGTATTGCGCACAGGCGATCAGGAGCAGCATTTTCCTACATTGCTTTATGTGGCAGAAAAATTGCGCCCAATTTTTAGCAATTATCAAGAAGTAAGAATTGTGCGAGGACTATATGATCACTATCTCACAGAAGAAGGTTTTAGACGACTGGTCAAAGAAGAATGGTCACTAACTGCAACAGCAGATCGGATGGGATTACGTTACGAGGGACCAGGAGTGGAATGGGTACAGCGTGAGCAAAAATTTGGTGCAGGTAGCGATCCATCTAATATCGTTGATGCTGGTTATGCTGTAGGGTCTATCCAAATACCAGGTGGAACCCAACCAATTTTATTGCACCGTGATGCTGTTTCAGGTGGGGGATACGCGATGGTAGCCACAGTTATTAGTGCTGATATGGATGTTGTTGCCCGTGCTGCTGCGGGAACCATTACTAGATTTATCGAGGTAACTATGGAAGAAGCGTTGGCTTTGCGCGCAGAGCGCAAAAAGCGGTTACTGCCGTTCTGTGCTTAG
- a CDS encoding nucleoside hydrolase: MSKVPFILDTDTAQDDCVAILLGLLSERADFRAITMVAGNVGFDRQISNAHMTLNAAGKLGEVPIFAGCSQPMLRPWSSAEDVHGDGAGGLTMDFSGTLVEDEHAVDALLRITAENPGEISIVAIGPLTNIATAVVKDRSFVQNVKSLHIMGGSNNGRGNITPAAEFNFYVDPEAAQIVFNAGFENIVVMPWDPVTFNDATLPRAQYNEKTAVGTPIAQFFKAVCDTTLDFDEAAGINGSTHPDSMTLATLLYPELIQKSARYRVDVETNSDLTRGYSAMAWEVFDVQRNATVIEKADREQFFGLIDALLNTHTTPNRKMWVADA, translated from the coding sequence ATGAGCAAGGTTCCATTCATTCTAGATACAGACACCGCACAAGATGATTGTGTGGCAATTCTGCTTGGTTTACTTAGCGAACGTGCGGATTTTCGTGCCATCACCATGGTTGCGGGAAATGTTGGTTTTGACCGCCAGATAAGTAATGCGCATATGACGCTCAATGCTGCCGGTAAACTCGGCGAAGTACCTATTTTCGCAGGTTGTAGCCAACCTATGCTACGTCCGTGGTCGTCTGCAGAAGATGTGCATGGCGACGGTGCCGGTGGGCTCACTATGGATTTTTCCGGTACGTTGGTAGAAGATGAGCACGCAGTGGACGCATTATTGAGAATCACAGCGGAAAACCCGGGTGAAATTTCCATCGTTGCCATTGGTCCACTGACTAACATAGCTACAGCTGTAGTGAAAGATCGCAGCTTTGTGCAGAATGTAAAATCGCTGCATATCATGGGTGGGTCAAATAATGGTCGTGGAAATATCACCCCAGCAGCCGAATTCAATTTCTATGTTGACCCGGAGGCTGCACAGATTGTATTTAATGCAGGCTTTGAGAATATCGTCGTTATGCCTTGGGATCCAGTCACCTTTAATGACGCAACGCTGCCGCGCGCGCAATACAATGAAAAAACCGCAGTAGGTACCCCGATTGCACAATTTTTCAAGGCGGTGTGTGATACTACCCTAGATTTCGACGAAGCCGCCGGCATCAACGGGTCTACCCACCCTGATTCTATGACTTTAGCCACTTTGCTCTATCCTGAACTCATCCAAAAATCTGCGCGCTATCGAGTAGACGTAGAAACTAACTCCGATCTCACCCGTGGTTATTCCGCTATGGCATGGGAAGTTTTCGATGTGCAGCGCAATGCTACTGTCATTGAAAAAGCAGACCGCGAACAATTCTTTGGGCTTATCGACGCTCTCCTTAACACGCACACCACGCCTAATCGCAAGATGTGGGTGGCAGATGCCTAA
- a CDS encoding MFS transporter — translation MHTHAKDIRRYALSTYLRSTAVTLIPMPLWWILNQHISLSTYLSGMATVGIIGILLDLPTSILADRFQPKVFLQCGCSAFICAFLCAALCNGPVAFLGYLSFSTLAGALFSGADNALLVSLVGDKEFGHVNSKISKNLYWATILLIPLGAFSYLLYPSLPLYLQAALLCGSFIALSPIDSAPAALHSPHTPRTRNSMYSAMQVFYPSNTAHAAALCSLFLVGGVAETVISHVNRTFQLQVIPDTTIATPHVLGISVIAFCTGNLLSGFSSALAQRQFRLHRPYKYVFSAVIIMLIVGLGAISYSHPLLLIGGYLLIALAKGIIRPMCLAFLQDLKPLAAPQATWFSLYSFAGAIISACLIWSLSVMGNDVLRTINFGLIAALFLCCVLILCAIKHSDAYCIHTERSGFSAKKSAKKVWALAATTPHFVQSYRDCSLAPVDVARCMTHASLAHPTIISTTDEELEVEHFPGITLNNASEQQAYDAITAILRDYSTAQLSPDLPQIFLGPADLWCGCGSTVVHGDLHPENILVDKAGHYVAVDWDLSHHGSPVYDVLLLLSHPRTPLAVDQRISLLKEYLEQAHNDDCVLRQWDHKALLSHYMQWKITSIEQ, via the coding sequence ATGCATACCCATGCTAAGGATATTCGTCGTTATGCTCTCAGCACTTACCTGCGTTCGACTGCTGTGACACTCATTCCAATGCCCCTGTGGTGGATTCTCAACCAACACATCAGCTTATCGACGTACCTCTCAGGCATGGCAACTGTGGGCATAATAGGGATTCTTCTTGATCTTCCCACCTCTATCCTGGCAGATCGTTTCCAACCAAAAGTATTTCTCCAATGTGGGTGTAGTGCTTTCATATGCGCTTTTCTCTGTGCCGCATTGTGCAATGGACCAGTTGCTTTTCTTGGTTACCTTTCTTTCAGTACCCTAGCTGGTGCGCTTTTTTCTGGAGCAGATAATGCTTTACTGGTCAGTTTGGTCGGTGACAAAGAGTTTGGGCACGTCAATAGTAAAATCTCAAAGAATCTCTACTGGGCAACCATACTTCTCATCCCCCTGGGCGCGTTTTCTTATCTGCTGTATCCTAGCCTGCCACTCTATCTGCAAGCAGCACTTTTATGCGGTTCTTTTATCGCATTATCCCCCATTGATAGTGCGCCTGCTGCCCTACATAGCCCGCATACCCCACGTACTCGCAATAGTATGTACTCAGCCATGCAGGTGTTTTATCCCTCAAATACTGCTCATGCTGCTGCATTATGTTCACTGTTTCTTGTCGGTGGGGTCGCTGAAACGGTTATTAGCCATGTGAATCGAACTTTTCAGCTTCAAGTCATACCGGATACGACCATCGCAACCCCTCATGTTTTAGGGATAAGTGTTATAGCTTTTTGTACTGGTAATCTCCTTTCAGGGTTTAGTTCTGCTCTTGCTCAGCGTCAGTTTCGGCTGCATAGACCCTATAAATATGTATTCTCAGCCGTTATCATTATGCTTATTGTTGGTTTGGGAGCTATTTCTTATTCGCACCCGCTTTTGCTTATTGGCGGATATTTATTGATTGCTCTTGCCAAAGGCATTATTCGTCCCATGTGTTTGGCTTTTCTGCAAGATCTCAAACCACTAGCAGCACCGCAAGCTACCTGGTTTTCTCTCTATTCTTTTGCCGGGGCGATTATCAGTGCTTGTCTTATTTGGTCACTTAGTGTCATGGGTAATGATGTATTGCGCACTATTAATTTTGGGCTTATTGCAGCGTTATTCTTATGCTGTGTATTGATCTTGTGTGCAATTAAACATTCGGATGCGTATTGCATTCATACTGAGAGGTCTGGTTTTTCCGCAAAGAAATCTGCAAAGAAAGTTTGGGCATTAGCTGCTACGACTCCACATTTTGTGCAAAGTTATCGCGATTGTTCTCTCGCGCCTGTCGACGTCGCCCGCTGCATGACTCATGCTTCTCTAGCACACCCCACAATCATTTCTACTACCGACGAGGAACTAGAGGTTGAGCACTTCCCGGGAATAACTCTCAACAATGCGTCTGAGCAGCAAGCATATGATGCTATCACCGCTATTCTGCGCGACTATTCCACGGCACAATTATCTCCTGATTTGCCGCAAATCTTCCTTGGGCCAGCAGATCTATGGTGTGGCTGTGGTAGTACAGTAGTGCACGGTGACTTACATCCAGAAAATATCTTGGTGGATAAGGCTGGTCATTATGTGGCAGTAGATTGGGATTTAAGCCATCATGGCAGTCCTGTTTATGATGTGCTTTTGCTTCTTTCCCACCCTAGAACTCCTTTAGCAGTGGATCAGAGAATAAGCCTGCTCAAAGAATATCTTGAGCAGGCGCATAACGACGATTGCGTGTTGAGGCAATGGGATCACAAAGCGTTGCTTAGTCACTATATGCAGTGGAAAATCACCAGCATTGAACAGTAG
- a CDS encoding substrate-binding domain-containing protein, giving the protein MSKRFRVLGAVAAATLTLFAGACSATGGAPRGDGSANGVAGGVDTPRYVVSMISHGAPGDTYWDLVRKGAEDAAKKDNIELRYSSDPQVPNQANLVQSAIDSGVDGIAVTMPNAEAIGPVAQKAVAAGIPTVGLNSGMDAYQKYGLSAFYGQDEKVAGTKAGERLATENVKHALCVIHEQGNSSQEARCAGVAAGAGATQVELLYVNGQDLTAAGATMQAKLAQDSTIDWVMSLQASVGMRAVEAVKNAGSHAKVSTFDTNAEVVDAISDGRIAWAVDQQPYLQGYLAVDAIWLAKRNGGTVGGGRPVYTGPSFVDASNVAVISQAAKEGLR; this is encoded by the coding sequence GTGTCTAAACGGTTTCGAGTTCTTGGTGCGGTTGCTGCAGCGACCCTGACTTTATTTGCGGGTGCGTGTTCTGCTACTGGTGGCGCGCCGCGCGGTGATGGGTCAGCCAATGGGGTTGCTGGTGGCGTCGATACGCCACGCTATGTTGTGAGCATGATTTCGCATGGTGCCCCGGGTGATACCTATTGGGATTTGGTGCGTAAAGGTGCGGAAGACGCTGCAAAGAAGGACAATATCGAGCTGCGTTATTCGAGTGATCCGCAGGTACCTAACCAGGCAAATCTCGTGCAGTCTGCGATTGATTCTGGTGTGGATGGTATCGCGGTAACCATGCCTAATGCGGAGGCTATTGGTCCGGTGGCGCAAAAGGCAGTGGCAGCTGGTATTCCAACAGTGGGCTTGAACTCTGGTATGGATGCGTATCAAAAGTATGGGCTGAGTGCTTTTTATGGTCAGGATGAAAAGGTTGCTGGTACCAAAGCCGGTGAGCGTTTAGCAACTGAAAATGTCAAGCACGCGCTTTGTGTTATCCATGAGCAGGGTAATTCTTCTCAGGAGGCGCGGTGTGCTGGTGTAGCTGCCGGGGCAGGTGCTACTCAGGTGGAGTTGTTGTATGTTAATGGTCAGGATCTCACGGCTGCTGGTGCAACCATGCAGGCAAAGTTGGCTCAAGATTCCACTATTGACTGGGTGATGAGTTTGCAAGCCTCGGTGGGTATGCGTGCAGTTGAGGCGGTAAAGAATGCTGGTTCTCATGCTAAGGTGTCTACTTTTGATACCAATGCTGAGGTTGTTGATGCGATTAGTGATGGTCGTATCGCATGGGCAGTGGATCAGCAGCCTTATCTTCAAGGTTATCTAGCTGTGGATGCTATTTGGTTAGCGAAGCGCAATGGTGGCACTGTGGGTGGTGGCCGACCAGTTTATACTGGTCCTAGTTTTGTGGATGCCTCTAATGTGGCTGTGATTTCTCAGGCTGCGAAAGAGGGTCTGCGATGA
- a CDS encoding ABC transporter permease, which produces MSIASNTSPSAHDVGSADDRLRKQSGWARFIRRPELASLLGAIAIFILFFSVAPPFRSLDAVATVLYASSTLGIVALAVGLLMIGDEFDLSSGVSVTSCALAATMLNYNFHLNSWVGAGIALLFSLAIGALNGFLVTRTGIASFLITLAAFLMLQGLNLAITKLVTGQVATPTIADMEGFASAHAVFAGTVHIGSVAIRVTVFWWLFFVVLASFILHKTTFGNWIYAVGGDKKAARAVGVPVRRTKIILFMFVGCATWFVGMHTLFAFDSIQAGQGVGNEFLYIIAAVIGGCALTGGRGTALGTAIGALIFGMTNQGIVYAGWNPDWFKFFLGAMLLFAVFTNTSFANFTQKR; this is translated from the coding sequence ATGAGTATTGCGTCCAACACCTCACCTAGCGCACATGATGTAGGTAGCGCTGATGATCGCTTGCGCAAGCAATCAGGCTGGGCGCGTTTTATTCGTCGCCCGGAACTTGCCAGTTTGCTTGGGGCGATTGCAATTTTCATTCTTTTCTTTAGTGTGGCACCTCCTTTTCGCTCTCTCGACGCGGTGGCAACGGTGTTGTATGCCAGTTCTACGTTAGGCATTGTTGCTTTGGCGGTCGGTCTGCTTATGATTGGTGATGAGTTTGATCTTTCCTCCGGTGTGTCAGTAACAAGCTGTGCTTTAGCTGCAACAATGCTTAACTACAATTTTCATCTCAATTCGTGGGTGGGTGCGGGCATTGCTTTGCTTTTTTCTTTAGCTATTGGTGCGCTTAATGGTTTTTTGGTTACTCGCACGGGCATTGCAAGTTTTTTGATTACCCTTGCTGCTTTTCTTATGCTTCAAGGGCTTAATTTAGCGATTACTAAATTGGTTACTGGGCAGGTGGCGACTCCAACTATTGCTGATATGGAAGGTTTTGCTAGTGCTCATGCAGTATTTGCCGGTACGGTTCATATTGGGTCTGTGGCTATACGGGTTACTGTTTTTTGGTGGTTATTCTTTGTGGTGCTTGCTTCTTTTATCCTGCATAAAACTACTTTTGGTAACTGGATTTATGCGGTGGGTGGCGATAAAAAAGCAGCACGTGCCGTGGGTGTTCCGGTGCGACGCACAAAAATTATTCTTTTCATGTTCGTCGGGTGTGCGACGTGGTTTGTGGGAATGCATACTCTTTTTGCTTTTGATTCGATTCAAGCAGGTCAAGGCGTGGGTAATGAGTTCCTTTATATTATTGCTGCGGTTATTGGTGGTTGTGCGCTTACTGGTGGGCGTGGTACTGCGCTAGGGACTGCAATTGGTGCATTGATTTTTGGTATGACGAACCAAGGCATTGTTTATGCAGGTTGGAACCCGGATTGGTTTAAGTTCTTCTTGGGGGCTATGTTGCTCTTTGCTGTGTTTACCAACACCTCCTTTGCCAACTTTACACAGAAGCGGTAG
- a CDS encoding ATP-binding cassette domain-containing protein: MAIIELTEITKSYGTFDALQGVNLSVSTGSVVCVLGDNGAGKSTLIKVLAGLHKPTSGEIFIDGESVSFSSPRDALAQGIATVYQDLAVVSDMSVWRNFFLGQELSTRFGALRSKEMKKITSEQLKNMGVDIPDVETPISSLSGGQRQVVAIARAIYFGARVIVLDEPTAALGVKQSGMVLKFIAAARDRGIGVVLITHNPHHAYLVGDQFTILNLGRQILDKPKQEITLAELTQMMAGGQELETLSHELARS; encoded by the coding sequence ATGGCGATTATTGAATTAACAGAGATCACGAAGTCTTATGGCACTTTCGACGCGCTCCAAGGGGTAAATCTCAGCGTGAGTACAGGTAGTGTAGTGTGCGTTTTGGGCGATAATGGCGCGGGAAAATCTACTTTGATTAAGGTGCTTGCTGGATTGCATAAACCTACCAGTGGCGAAATTTTCATTGATGGTGAAAGTGTCTCTTTCTCTTCTCCTCGCGACGCTTTGGCGCAGGGCATTGCTACTGTATATCAGGATTTGGCTGTGGTTTCTGATATGTCGGTGTGGCGCAATTTCTTTCTTGGGCAGGAGTTGAGCACTCGTTTTGGTGCCTTGCGCAGTAAAGAGATGAAAAAAATAACCAGCGAGCAATTAAAAAATATGGGAGTCGATATTCCTGATGTTGAAACCCCGATTAGCAGTCTTTCGGGTGGGCAACGCCAAGTGGTGGCTATTGCTCGCGCCATTTATTTTGGTGCTCGCGTGATTGTGCTTGATGAGCCAACCGCAGCCTTGGGTGTAAAACAATCGGGAATGGTATTGAAGTTCATTGCAGCAGCGAGGGATCGTGGTATTGGGGTAGTGCTCATTACGCACAATCCTCATCATGCTTATCTTGTGGGGGATCAATTCACCATTCTCAACCTAGGTCGGCAGATACTAGATAAACCCAAACAAGAAATTACGTTGGCAGAATTGACCCAAATGATGGCTGGTGGTCAAGAATTAGAGACGCTTAGCCACGAATTAGCACGTAGCTAA
- a CDS encoding peptidylprolyl isomerase — MSLRTSTAILHTNRGDITVELFGNHAPKTVENFVTLAKGTADYKTENASGTTSGPFYDGSVFHRVIDGFMIQGGDPTGTGRGGPGYMFADEFHPELHFDRAYLLAMANAGPGTNGSQFFITVAPTPHLNNHHTIFGEVTDAESQKVVDAIAGTATDRFDRPTEPVVIESVEIVE, encoded by the coding sequence ATGAGTTTGAGAACTTCAACTGCAATTTTGCACACTAATCGTGGTGATATTACCGTAGAGCTCTTTGGCAACCACGCGCCAAAGACTGTAGAAAACTTTGTGACCTTGGCAAAAGGTACTGCTGACTATAAAACTGAAAATGCCAGCGGTACCACCTCTGGTCCTTTCTACGATGGTTCAGTGTTCCACCGTGTTATTGACGGTTTCATGATCCAAGGTGGAGATCCAACTGGTACCGGTCGTGGCGGCCCAGGCTATATGTTCGCTGACGAGTTCCACCCAGAGCTACATTTTGACCGCGCATACCTTCTCGCAATGGCGAATGCTGGTCCTGGCACCAATGGTTCTCAGTTCTTCATCACTGTGGCACCAACCCCACACTTGAATAATCATCACACTATTTTTGGTGAGGTAACCGACGCTGAGTCCCAAAAAGTAGTCGATGCTATTGCGGGCACCGCAACTGATCGCTTTGATCGTCCTACCGAGCCAGTTGTTATTGAATCAGTAGAGATCGTGGAATAA